One window of the Pseudomonas lurida genome contains the following:
- a CDS encoding VOC family protein yields the protein MTRKNTLCLWYNGTALEAATFYATTFADSQVNAVHLAPGDYPSGKQGDVLTVDFTVLGIPCIGLNGGPIFPHTEAFSFQVATDDQAETDRYWHAIVDNGGQESACGWCKDKWGVSWQISPRVLTDAVTHPDPAIAKRAFDAMMTMKKIDIAAIEAAVAG from the coding sequence ATGACCCGCAAAAATACCCTCTGCCTTTGGTACAACGGCACCGCCTTGGAGGCCGCGACCTTCTACGCCACGACCTTTGCGGACAGCCAGGTGAACGCCGTGCACCTGGCGCCTGGCGACTATCCGTCCGGCAAACAGGGCGACGTATTGACCGTGGACTTCACCGTGCTGGGTATCCCCTGTATCGGTCTCAACGGCGGGCCAATCTTCCCGCACACCGAGGCATTTTCATTCCAGGTGGCCACCGATGACCAGGCCGAAACCGACCGCTACTGGCACGCCATCGTCGACAACGGCGGGCAGGAAAGCGCTTGTGGTTGGTGCAAGGATAAGTGGGGGGTGTCGTGGCAGATCAGCCCGCGGGTGCTGACCGACGCGGTGACTCATCCCGACCCGGCGATCGCCAAGCGCGCCTTTGACGCGATGATGACCATGAAAAAGATCGACATCGCCGCCATCGAGGCGGCGGTGGCAGGCTAA
- a CDS encoding TetR family transcriptional regulator, with protein sequence MTTRQTPRISSRKQPQQARSTELVAAILEAAIQVLAKEGATRFTTARVAEKAGVSVGSVYQYFPNKAAILFRLQSDEWQQTTQMLRGILEQHTEAPLHRLRTLVHAFIRSECEEAQIRVALNDAAPLYRDAPQALEVRAAGQQIFAAFMLELLPEVTEPTRTLACDLILTTLSSVGKDFSGSPRTPEEIAVYADGMADMFHAYVIALNHP encoded by the coding sequence ATGACCACCCGCCAGACCCCGCGTATTTCCTCGCGCAAACAGCCACAACAGGCACGCTCCACCGAGTTGGTGGCGGCTATTCTCGAAGCGGCTATTCAGGTTCTGGCCAAGGAAGGCGCCACCCGTTTCACCACCGCACGGGTCGCGGAGAAGGCTGGCGTGAGTGTGGGTTCGGTGTACCAGTACTTCCCGAACAAGGCGGCGATTCTGTTCAGGTTGCAGAGTGACGAGTGGCAGCAAACCACACAGATGCTGCGCGGCATCCTGGAGCAACATACCGAGGCACCGCTGCATCGCCTGCGCACGCTGGTGCATGCCTTCATCAGGTCAGAATGCGAAGAAGCCCAGATACGCGTCGCACTGAACGACGCGGCGCCGCTCTATCGCGATGCCCCGCAAGCCCTGGAAGTACGCGCGGCGGGGCAGCAGATATTCGCGGCGTTCATGTTGGAGTTATTGCCCGAGGTGACCGAGCCAACCCGCACACTGGCATGCGATCTGATCCTGACCACGCTCAGTTCGGTCGGCAAGGATTTCTCCGGCAGCCCACGCACTCCTGAAGAAATCGCTGTTTACGCCGATGGCATGGCTGATATGTTTCACGCCTATGTGATCGCGCTCAACCATCCCTGA
- a CDS encoding LysE family translocator gives MDLATLALFLPACFALNMAPGPNNLLSVSNATRYGYRTSCVAGVGRLLAFAGMIALASAGLAVVLQTSELLFYGIKILGAAYLFYLAFQLWRANPEAEAQLATKPVGLWALARQEFWVAAGNPKAILIFTAFLPQFVVPGQPITPQFALLGAMFLLLEWIAICVYAYMGLHMRRWFAEPRGKRIFNRCCAGLLSAAASVLLMARRA, from the coding sequence ATGGACCTCGCCACCCTCGCCCTCTTCCTCCCGGCCTGCTTCGCCCTGAACATGGCCCCTGGCCCGAACAACCTGCTGTCGGTGAGCAACGCCACCCGCTACGGCTACCGTACTTCGTGCGTGGCCGGCGTCGGCCGCTTGCTGGCCTTCGCCGGGATGATCGCCCTCGCCTCGGCCGGGCTGGCGGTGGTGCTGCAGACCTCGGAATTGTTGTTCTATGGGATCAAGATCCTGGGGGCGGCGTACCTGTTTTATCTGGCATTTCAGTTGTGGCGGGCTAACCCCGAGGCTGAGGCGCAATTGGCTACGAAGCCGGTGGGATTATGGGCATTGGCGCGCCAGGAGTTTTGGGTGGCGGCGGGCAATCCGAAAGCCATCCTGATCTTCACCGCCTTCCTACCGCAATTCGTGGTCCCCGGGCAGCCGATCACGCCGCAGTTCGCGCTGCTCGGCGCGATGTTCCTGCTGCTCGAATGGATCGCCATCTGCGTCTACGCCTACATGGGCCTGCACATGCGCCGCTGGTTTGCCGAACCTCGCGGCAAGCGGATTTTCAATCGCTGCTGCGCGGGGTTATTGTCGGCGGCGGCGTCGGTGTTGTTGATGGCGCGCAGGGCTTGA
- a CDS encoding OsmC domain/YcaO domain-containing protein, which produces MEIKVNFLDNLRLEAKFDDFTVIADQPIRYKGDGSAPGPFDYFLASSALCAAYFVKLYCQTRNIPTDNIRLSQNNIVDPENRYNQIFKIQVELPADISDKDRQGILRSIDRCTVKKVVQAGPEFVIEEVENLDADAQALLMPGSTSEGGTYIAGKDLPLEQTIANMSGILAGLGMKIEIASWRNIVPNVWSLHIRDAHSPMCFTNGKGATKEGALASALGEFIERLNCNFFYNDQFWGEELANAPFVHYPDERWFQPGPNDELPSEILDAYCLKVYNREGELRGSHLFDTNSGNEERGIVSLPFVRQSDGEVVYFPSNLIENLYLSNGMSAGNTLAEAQVQCLSEIFERAVKREIIEGEFALPDVPAEVLAKYPGILAGIQGLEAQGFPVLVKDASLGGEFPVMCVTLMNPRTGGVFASFGAHPSLEVALERSLTELLQGRSFEGLNDLPQPTFEGQAVTEPNNFVEHFIDSSGVVSWRFFSSQSDYEFVEWDFTGEGADSNAQEAATLFGILEGMGKESYMAVYEHLGATACRILVPDYSEIYPVDDLIWDNTNKALFFREDILNLHRLDEEELQALVERLIESELDDYTDITTLIGIEFDDNTAWGQLTILELKLLIFLALQQYEEAKECVEMFLQYNDNTAERGLFYQAMNAVLEMELDDDLDLADYETNFRRMFGNERMDAVIGSVKGDVRFYGLTPTSMKLEGLDRHLRLIDSYKKLHAARANVTSA; this is translated from the coding sequence ATGGAAATCAAGGTCAACTTTCTCGACAACCTCCGGCTTGAAGCCAAGTTCGATGACTTCACGGTGATTGCCGACCAGCCCATTCGCTATAAAGGCGATGGCTCGGCACCGGGGCCATTCGATTATTTCCTGGCATCGTCGGCCTTGTGCGCGGCGTACTTCGTGAAGTTGTATTGCCAGACCCGCAATATCCCCACCGACAATATTCGCTTGTCGCAGAACAATATCGTCGACCCGGAAAACCGCTATAACCAGATCTTCAAGATCCAGGTGGAATTACCGGCGGATATCTCTGATAAGGACCGCCAGGGCATCCTGCGTTCCATCGACCGCTGCACGGTCAAGAAAGTGGTGCAGGCCGGCCCTGAGTTTGTCATCGAAGAAGTCGAGAACCTGGATGCGGATGCCCAGGCATTGTTGATGCCCGGCTCGACTTCCGAAGGCGGCACCTACATTGCCGGCAAAGACCTGCCACTGGAACAGACCATCGCCAACATGTCCGGCATCCTGGCCGGCCTGGGCATGAAGATCGAGATCGCTTCGTGGCGCAATATCGTGCCTAACGTCTGGTCCCTGCATATCCGCGACGCACATTCGCCGATGTGTTTTACCAATGGCAAGGGCGCGACCAAAGAGGGCGCCTTGGCGTCGGCGTTGGGCGAGTTTATTGAGCGACTCAACTGTAACTTCTTCTACAACGACCAGTTCTGGGGTGAGGAATTGGCGAACGCGCCGTTCGTGCACTACCCGGACGAGCGCTGGTTCCAGCCCGGCCCCAACGACGAGCTGCCCAGCGAAATCCTCGATGCCTACTGCCTGAAGGTCTACAACCGCGAGGGCGAGCTGCGCGGTTCGCACTTGTTCGACACCAACTCCGGCAATGAAGAGCGCGGCATTGTTTCGCTGCCGTTTGTGCGCCAGTCGGACGGTGAGGTGGTGTACTTCCCCTCCAACCTGATTGAAAACCTCTACCTCAGCAACGGCATGAGCGCTGGCAACACCCTGGCCGAAGCCCAGGTACAGTGCCTGTCCGAGATCTTCGAACGCGCCGTGAAGCGTGAAATCATCGAAGGCGAATTCGCCTTGCCGGACGTACCCGCCGAGGTGCTGGCCAAGTACCCAGGCATCCTCGCCGGCATTCAAGGGCTCGAAGCCCAAGGCTTCCCGGTATTGGTGAAAGACGCGTCCCTGGGCGGTGAATTCCCGGTGATGTGCGTGACCTTGATGAACCCGCGCACCGGGGGCGTATTCGCCTCCTTCGGCGCGCACCCAAGCCTGGAAGTGGCACTGGAGCGCAGCCTCACCGAACTGCTGCAAGGCCGCAGTTTCGAAGGCTTGAACGACTTGCCGCAGCCCACATTCGAAGGCCAGGCGGTGACCGAACCGAACAACTTCGTCGAGCACTTCATCGACTCCAGCGGCGTGGTGTCGTGGCGCTTCTTCAGTTCGCAGTCGGATTATGAATTCGTCGAATGGGACTTCACTGGCGAAGGTGCAGACTCCAATGCCCAGGAAGCCGCGACCCTGTTCGGCATTCTTGAAGGCATGGGCAAGGAGTCGTACATGGCGGTGTACGAACACCTCGGTGCCACCGCCTGCCGCATCCTGGTGCCCGACTACTCGGAAATCTACCCGGTGGATGACCTGATCTGGGACAACACCAACAAGGCGCTGTTTTTCCGCGAGGACATCCTCAACCTGCACCGCCTCGACGAGGAAGAGTTGCAGGCGTTGGTCGAGCGTCTGATTGAAAGCGAGCTGGATGACTACACCGATATCACTACCCTGATCGGCATCGAATTCGACGACAACACCGCCTGGGGCCAACTGACCATCCTGGAGTTGAAGCTGCTGATCTTCCTGGCCTTGCAGCAATATGAAGAGGCCAAGGAGTGCGTGGAGATGTTCCTGCAATACAACGACAACACCGCCGAGCGTGGCCTGTTCTACCAGGCAATGAATGCGGTGCTGGAGATGGAGTTGGACGACGACCTGGACCTGGCGGATTACGAAACCAACTTCCGCCGCATGTTTGGCAATGAGCGGATGGATGCGGTGATTGGCTCAGTGAAAGGCGATGTGCGCTTCTATGGCTTGACGCCGACCAGCATGAAGCTGGAAGGGCTGGACCGGCATTTGCGCTTGATCGACAGCTACAAGAAGCTGCATGCGGCCCGTGCCAACGTCACCAGCGCCTGA
- a CDS encoding cystathionine gamma-synthase yields the protein MSQSDKSAFATRVIHAGQSPDPTTGALMPPIYANSTYLQDSPGVHKGFDYGRSHNPTRFALERCVADLEGGSQAFAFASGLAAISTVLELLDAGAHIVSGNDLYGGTFRLFDKVRQRSAGHRFSFVDLSDVSAFEASLQDDTRMVWVETPSNPLLSLTDLSAIARICRARGIICVADNTFASPWIQRPLELGFDIVVHSTTKYLNGHSDVIGGIAIVGDNPDLAERLGFLQNSVGAIAGPFDAFLTLRGVKTLALRMERHCSNALDLATWLEQQPQVARVYYPGLASHPQHELARKQMRGFGGMISIELNSDLAGARRFLENVKLFALAESLGGVESLIEHPAIMTHASIPAATRAQLGIGDGLVRLSVGVEDVDDLRADLARGLAKI from the coding sequence ATGAGTCAGTCCGATAAAAGCGCGTTTGCCACCCGTGTGATCCACGCCGGGCAATCCCCCGACCCGACCACGGGCGCGCTGATGCCGCCGATCTACGCCAACTCCACCTACCTGCAAGACAGCCCCGGGGTGCACAAGGGCTTCGACTACGGCCGCTCCCACAACCCAACGCGCTTCGCCTTGGAACGCTGCGTGGCCGACCTCGAAGGCGGTAGCCAGGCGTTTGCCTTTGCGTCCGGGCTGGCAGCGATCTCGACGGTCCTGGAGCTGCTGGATGCCGGCGCCCACATCGTGTCTGGCAATGACTTGTACGGCGGCACCTTCCGCCTGTTCGACAAGGTGCGCCAACGCAGCGCCGGGCACCGCTTCAGCTTTGTCGACCTGAGTGACGTGTCGGCCTTCGAAGCGAGCCTGCAGGACGATACACGCATGGTCTGGGTCGAGACCCCCAGCAACCCGCTGCTGAGTCTTACCGACCTCAGCGCCATCGCCCGTATCTGCCGCGCTCGGGGCATTATTTGCGTGGCCGACAACACCTTTGCCAGCCCATGGATCCAGCGCCCACTGGAGCTGGGTTTCGATATAGTGGTGCACTCCACCACCAAATACCTCAACGGCCACTCCGATGTGATCGGCGGCATTGCCATCGTCGGCGACAACCCCGACCTGGCCGAACGCCTGGGCTTCCTGCAGAACTCGGTCGGCGCCATTGCCGGCCCCTTCGATGCCTTCCTCACCCTGCGTGGCGTAAAAACCCTGGCACTGCGCATGGAGCGCCATTGCAGCAACGCCCTGGACCTGGCCACCTGGCTGGAACAGCAACCGCAAGTGGCACGGGTTTACTACCCGGGCCTGGCCTCTCACCCGCAGCATGAACTGGCACGCAAGCAGATGCGTGGGTTTGGCGGGATGATTTCAATTGAACTGAACAGCGACCTGGCCGGCGCAAGGCGCTTCCTGGAAAACGTCAAGCTCTTCGCCCTGGCCGAAAGCCTTGGCGGCGTGGAAAGCCTGATCGAGCACCCGGCGATCATGACCCACGCCAGCATCCCGGCAGCGACACGAGCACAGCTGGGGATTGGTGATGGGTTGGTGCGGTTGTCGGTGGGGGTCGAGGACGTGGACGACCTGAGGGCGGACCTGGCCCGCGGCCTGGCGAAAATCTAG
- a CDS encoding O-methyltransferase, translating into MSSLTSAPLAPLIERLYTQASAATSPVLNTISKDERERLMHSKTEYVALYSMLKDLWLPVSRDTGKLLYMLARSSKARAIVEFGTSFGLSTLHLAAALRDNGGGVLVGSEFEASKIALAREHFIEGGVSDLIHIREGDALVTLASDLPDSVDLLLLDGAKTLYGDVLNLVESHLRPGALVVADNTDYCPEYLAHVRAPENGYLSVAFADDIELSIRLG; encoded by the coding sequence ATGTCGAGCCTGACCTCTGCGCCTTTGGCGCCCCTGATCGAACGTTTGTATACCCAAGCCAGCGCCGCTACCAGCCCAGTGCTGAACACGATCTCGAAAGATGAGCGCGAGCGGCTGATGCACAGCAAGACCGAATATGTGGCGCTGTATTCGATGCTCAAGGACCTGTGGCTACCGGTGTCGCGGGACACCGGCAAGCTGCTCTACATGCTGGCGCGCAGCAGCAAGGCGCGGGCGATTGTCGAGTTTGGTACCTCGTTTGGCCTGTCCACTTTGCACCTGGCCGCTGCGTTGCGTGACAACGGTGGCGGAGTGCTGGTCGGCAGTGAATTCGAAGCTTCGAAGATCGCCCTGGCGCGCGAGCATTTCATCGAAGGCGGCGTGAGTGACCTGATCCATATCCGCGAAGGCGACGCGTTGGTCACCCTGGCCAGCGACCTGCCGGACAGTGTGGACTTGCTGTTGCTGGACGGCGCCAAGACGCTGTATGGGGACGTGCTCAACCTGGTGGAAAGCCACCTGCGCCCCGGCGCTCTGGTGGTGGCGGATAACACCGATTACTGCCCTGAATACCTGGCCCATGTGCGCGCACCGGAGAACGGCTACCTGTCCGTGGCGTTTGCCGATGACATCGAACTTTCAATACGCCTGGGATAA
- a CDS encoding methyl-accepting chemotaxis protein gives MRNNQPVTQREISLAPSQKLISATDVRGVITYCNDAFVDISGFERADLIGAPQNIVRHPDVPPAVFAHMWSALKQGLPWMGIVKNRSKNGDHYWVNAYVTPIFEGSKVVGFESVRVKPTADEIRRAQALYRRISQGKPGVPRQDAWLPAAVSCVPYVATGLAGSLAGLFLTAPVAIAVAVAVAVPVGILCSRWRQGSTLRLLQGVEPSTSDALIAQMYSDARGPQARLETAFLSQAARLKTCLTRLQDSAEQLSALAGQSDQLATASSKGLDRQRVETEQVSAAVNQMAATTQEVASHVQRTADATQQANVLTGRGREVARDTREAIERLSTVVSETGVTVAQLARDSDEIGSVVDVIKGIADQTNLLALNAAIEAARAGEQGRGFAVVADEVRQLAQRTSQSTTQIHALITQLQASSNNAVQSMEHGQRQAREGVAWVLEADQALVGISEAVSHITDMTTQIAAATEEQSAVAEEISRNITTIAELADQTSLQAHQSTDLSKELTNTAATQYALVERFNR, from the coding sequence ATGCGCAATAACCAGCCTGTAACACAGCGTGAGATTTCCCTCGCGCCTTCGCAAAAACTCATCTCCGCCACCGATGTCCGAGGGGTCATCACTTACTGCAACGACGCCTTTGTCGATATCAGCGGCTTTGAACGTGCGGATCTGATTGGGGCACCGCAGAACATTGTGCGTCACCCTGATGTGCCGCCCGCCGTTTTTGCGCACATGTGGAGTGCGCTCAAGCAGGGACTGCCCTGGATGGGCATCGTGAAAAACCGCTCCAAAAACGGCGACCACTACTGGGTCAACGCCTACGTCACACCGATCTTCGAAGGCAGCAAGGTGGTCGGATTCGAATCGGTGCGGGTCAAGCCCACAGCCGATGAAATCCGCCGTGCCCAGGCCCTTTACCGTCGTATCAGCCAAGGCAAGCCCGGCGTGCCGCGCCAGGATGCCTGGCTGCCAGCCGCCGTCAGCTGCGTCCCCTATGTAGCAACCGGACTTGCCGGTAGCCTGGCCGGGCTGTTCCTCACTGCGCCGGTGGCCATTGCGGTGGCCGTGGCCGTTGCGGTGCCCGTGGGCATACTCTGCTCACGCTGGCGTCAGGGCAGCACGTTGCGCCTGTTGCAAGGTGTCGAGCCTTCGACCTCGGACGCCCTGATTGCGCAGATGTACAGCGATGCGCGCGGGCCCCAGGCACGTTTGGAAACGGCGTTCCTCAGCCAGGCCGCACGCCTGAAGACGTGCCTCACCCGCTTGCAGGACAGTGCCGAACAACTGAGTGCGCTGGCCGGGCAGTCCGATCAATTGGCCACCGCCAGTTCCAAGGGCCTGGACCGTCAGCGCGTCGAAACCGAACAGGTCTCGGCCGCCGTCAACCAGATGGCCGCGACTACCCAGGAAGTCGCCAGCCACGTACAGCGCACCGCCGACGCCACCCAGCAAGCCAATGTGCTGACCGGACGCGGGCGTGAGGTAGCGCGAGATACCCGCGAGGCAATCGAACGCTTGTCCACCGTGGTCAGCGAAACCGGTGTGACCGTGGCGCAGCTGGCACGGGACAGTGACGAAATCGGCAGCGTAGTGGATGTGATCAAGGGCATTGCCGACCAGACCAACCTGCTGGCCCTCAACGCCGCCATCGAAGCGGCGCGTGCGGGCGAGCAAGGCCGTGGCTTTGCAGTGGTCGCCGACGAAGTGCGCCAACTGGCCCAGCGGACCTCTCAGTCCACCACCCAGATCCACGCGCTGATTACCCAGCTGCAGGCATCGTCAAACAACGCGGTGCAAAGCATGGAGCACGGCCAGCGCCAGGCCCGGGAAGGCGTGGCCTGGGTACTCGAAGCTGACCAGGCGCTGGTTGGCATCAGCGAGGCCGTGTCCCACATCACCGACATGACCACCCAGATCGCCGCTGCCACCGAGGAACAGAGCGCGGTGGCCGAGGAGATCAGCCGCAACATCACCACCATCGCCGAACTGGCCGACCAGACCTCGCTGCAAGCCCATCAATCCACGGACCTGAGCAAGGAACTGACGAACACCGCGGCCACCCAATACGCATTGGTCGAGCGCTTCAATCGCTGA
- a CDS encoding pyridoxal-phosphate dependent enzyme encodes MPTLPRPAVLELIGNTPLVRVSRFDTGLCTLFLKLESQNPGGSIKDRIGLAMIDAAERDGRLRPGGTIIEATAGNTGLGLALVGRAKGYRVVLVVPDKMSTEKVLHLKAMGAEVHITRSDVGKGHPEYYQDVAARLAKDIPDAFFADQFNNPANPLAHETSTAPEIWAQTQHDVDAIVVGVGSAGTLTGLTRFFKRVQPELAMVLADPVGSVMAEYSRSGQLETPGSWAVEGIGEDFIPSIADLSSVRHAYSISDEDSFDHARQLLKAEGILGGSSTGTLLAAALRYCREQTEPKRVVTFVCDTGTRYLSKVYNDQWMNDAGLLQYKHYGDLRDLIARRFEDGRVISVSPDDTLLTAFQRMRLADVSQLPVLVDGRELVGVIDESDILLGLHHDAADFNMIVASAMTDTLQTLAPSASLGELQAELDRGLVAIIADDSGFHGLITRVDLLNHLRRSLA; translated from the coding sequence ATGCCCACCCTTCCCCGCCCCGCCGTCCTCGAACTGATCGGCAACACGCCATTGGTTCGGGTCAGCCGGTTCGATACCGGCCTCTGCACGCTGTTTCTCAAACTTGAATCCCAGAACCCCGGCGGCTCCATCAAGGACCGTATAGGCCTGGCCATGATCGACGCCGCCGAGCGCGACGGCCGCCTGCGCCCCGGCGGCACTATCATCGAGGCCACCGCCGGCAATACCGGCCTGGGCCTGGCGCTGGTCGGCCGGGCCAAGGGCTATCGGGTGGTGCTGGTGGTGCCCGACAAGATGTCCACGGAAAAGGTGCTGCACCTCAAGGCCATGGGTGCCGAGGTGCATATCACTCGCTCCGACGTGGGCAAGGGCCACCCCGAGTATTACCAGGACGTGGCCGCTCGCCTGGCCAAGGACATCCCCGACGCGTTCTTCGCCGACCAATTCAACAACCCGGCCAACCCCTTGGCGCACGAGACCAGTACCGCACCGGAAATCTGGGCGCAAACCCAGCACGATGTGGACGCGATCGTGGTGGGCGTCGGTTCCGCCGGCACGCTCACCGGCCTGACGCGTTTCTTCAAGCGCGTGCAGCCGGAGCTGGCCATGGTGCTGGCCGACCCGGTGGGTTCGGTGATGGCCGAATACAGCCGCAGCGGCCAGTTGGAAACACCGGGGTCCTGGGCGGTCGAGGGCATCGGCGAGGACTTCATCCCGTCGATTGCCGACCTGTCCAGCGTCCGCCACGCCTATTCCATCAGCGATGAAGATAGCTTCGATCACGCCCGGCAACTGCTCAAGGCCGAGGGTATCCTCGGCGGCTCCTCCACCGGCACATTACTCGCGGCCGCCCTGCGTTACTGCCGCGAACAGACCGAGCCCAAGCGAGTGGTCACGTTTGTCTGCGATACCGGCACGCGCTACCTGTCGAAGGTCTACAACGACCAATGGATGAACGACGCGGGCTTGCTGCAATACAAGCACTACGGCGACCTGCGCGACCTGATCGCGCGGCGCTTCGAAGACGGCCGCGTGATCAGCGTGAGCCCCGACGACACCCTGCTCACCGCCTTCCAGCGCATGCGCCTGGCCGATGTCTCCCAACTGCCGGTGCTGGTGGACGGTCGCGAACTGGTGGGGGTGATCGATGAATCCGACATCCTGCTGGGCCTGCACCATGACGCCGCGGATTTCAACATGATTGTCGCCAGTGCCATGACCGACACGTTGCAAACACTGGCCCCCAGCGCCAGCCTGGGGGAACTGCAGGCGGAACTGGATCGCGGCCTGGTTGCCATTATTGCCGACGACTCGGGCTTTCACGGCCTGATTACTCGCGTCGACCTGCTTAACCATCTACGGAGATCCCTTGCATGA
- a CDS encoding ester cyclase, whose amino-acid sequence MTRDELATFYHAYIDCLNRQDWDHLGQFVHADVTYNGEVVGLAGYRAMLERDFREIPDLVFRIQLLVADPPTVASRLNFKVTPRGEFFGLPINGRPVTFDEHVFYEVADGKFAHVWSVIDKAAIAQQLAV is encoded by the coding sequence ATGACCCGAGACGAACTTGCCACCTTTTACCACGCTTATATCGACTGCCTGAACCGCCAGGACTGGGACCACCTGGGCCAGTTCGTGCACGCGGATGTCACTTACAACGGCGAAGTGGTCGGACTCGCCGGCTACCGCGCCATGCTGGAGCGCGATTTTCGCGAGATACCCGATCTGGTGTTCCGTATCCAGTTGCTGGTCGCCGACCCGCCGACCGTTGCCAGTCGGCTGAACTTCAAGGTCACCCCCAGGGGCGAGTTCTTCGGGCTGCCGATCAATGGGCGGCCGGTAACGTTCGACGAGCATGTGTTCTATGAGGTGGCCGACGGCAAATTTGCCCATGTGTGGTCAGTCATCGACAAAGCGGCCATTGCGCAGCAGTTGGCCGTCTAG
- the dapA gene encoding 4-hydroxy-tetrahydrodipicolinate synthase → MSSFQGIWVPVVTPFQDGAIDFSGLRRLVGHLLDKHVAGIMVCTTTGEAASLSRQEQLAVLDAVLQWMPAHRVVMGLAGNNQIELLQFQREVLQRPMAGLLVPAPSYIRPSQAGLEAFFRTVADASSVPVILYDIPYRTGATFEQATLLNIVAHERIVAIKDCGGNLGNTLALLASGAVDVLCGEDVQIFNALCLGATGAIAASAHLQTEQFVALCQHVRDHQLAEARATFFGLQPLINTMFMEPNPGPVKAALALQGLIGSELRAPMQAASAAVIGRLQEVLGQAG, encoded by the coding sequence ATGTCATCGTTCCAAGGTATCTGGGTTCCCGTGGTCACACCGTTCCAGGACGGCGCCATCGACTTTAGCGGCCTGCGCCGGCTGGTCGGCCACCTGCTGGACAAGCACGTGGCCGGGATCATGGTCTGCACCACCACCGGGGAGGCTGCGTCACTGAGCCGCCAGGAACAACTGGCGGTACTCGATGCCGTGTTGCAGTGGATGCCGGCGCACCGCGTGGTGATGGGCCTGGCGGGCAACAACCAGATTGAATTGCTGCAGTTCCAGCGTGAAGTCCTGCAACGTCCAATGGCCGGGCTGCTGGTGCCGGCGCCGAGCTATATCCGGCCGTCCCAGGCGGGCCTTGAGGCTTTCTTCCGCACAGTGGCCGATGCCTCCAGCGTGCCGGTCATTCTCTACGACATTCCCTACCGCACCGGCGCCACCTTCGAGCAGGCCACCCTGCTGAACATCGTCGCCCACGAGCGCATCGTGGCGATCAAGGACTGTGGTGGCAACCTGGGCAATACCCTGGCGCTGCTGGCCAGCGGTGCAGTGGATGTGCTGTGTGGCGAAGACGTGCAGATTTTCAACGCCTTGTGCCTCGGCGCGACCGGGGCAATTGCCGCCTCGGCACACTTGCAGACAGAACAGTTCGTCGCGCTGTGCCAGCACGTACGCGACCACCAATTGGCCGAGGCACGCGCGACGTTCTTTGGGTTACAGCCGCTGATCAACACGATGTTCATGGAGCCGAATCCGGGCCCGGTCAAAGCCGCGCTGGCCCTGCAGGGCCTGATCGGCAGCGAGTTGCGTGCGCCGATGCAAGCGGCCAGTGCTGCGGTTATCGGGCGTTTGCAGGAGGTGCTGGGCCAGGCCGGCTAA
- a CDS encoding LysE family translocator, whose protein sequence is MSVTDNLLAFTFAATLLTLTPGLDTALVLRTATVEGKRQALQATLGINAGCLLWGAAVAFGLGALVAVSEVAFNLLKYCGAAYLAWLGVNMLLRPRRAFASAEADGKPAGNWFIKGMLGNVLNPKVGIFYVSFLPQFIPQGQPLILWTFGLVSIHVLLGALWSLALISATRPLSGFLRRERVIQWMDRTTGMIFVLFAARLAFSKR, encoded by the coding sequence ATGTCCGTCACGGATAACCTCCTCGCCTTCACCTTCGCCGCCACACTGCTGACGCTCACGCCCGGCCTCGACACGGCCTTGGTGCTCAGGACTGCGACGGTGGAAGGCAAGCGCCAGGCGCTGCAGGCCACGCTGGGGATCAACGCCGGTTGCCTGCTGTGGGGGGCGGCGGTTGCGTTTGGCCTGGGTGCGTTGGTAGCGGTGTCGGAAGTCGCCTTCAACCTGCTCAAGTACTGCGGCGCTGCGTACCTGGCCTGGTTGGGTGTGAACATGCTGTTGCGCCCTCGCCGCGCCTTCGCGAGTGCCGAGGCGGATGGCAAGCCCGCCGGCAACTGGTTTATCAAGGGCATGCTGGGCAACGTGCTCAACCCCAAGGTGGGAATTTTCTACGTGTCCTTCCTGCCGCAGTTCATCCCCCAGGGGCAGCCGTTGATTCTCTGGACATTCGGCCTGGTCAGCATCCATGTGCTGCTCGGCGCATTGTGGTCACTCGCATTGATCAGTGCCACGCGGCCGCTTTCCGGGTTCCTGCGACGTGAACGCGTTATCCAATGGATGGACCGCACCACCGGCATGATCTTCGTGTTGTTTGCCGCGCGGTTGGCGTTCAGCAAGCGCTGA